A genomic window from Canis lupus familiaris isolate Mischka breed German Shepherd chromosome 32, alternate assembly UU_Cfam_GSD_1.0, whole genome shotgun sequence includes:
- the LOC119867146 gene encoding synaptobrevin-like isoform X3 encodes MTQNVERILGRGENLDHLRSKTEDLEATSEHFKTTSQRVAQKFWWKNVKMIVLICVIVFIIILFTTHAIPTETPPPTPPSSLGQPSIAGAKKGPLFHLVCRKCCCVLLPLTLRPLCHTVCPRHLGPQKGESWTVAVSWAFRVGWRDIQKAQHGARILMVASGQ; translated from the coding sequence atgacCCAGAATGTGGAGCGGATCTTGGGCCGAGGAGAAAACCTGGACCATCTCCGCAGCAAGACAGAGGATCTGGAAGCTACATCGGAGCACTTCAAGACCACATCACAGAGGGTGGCTCAGAAGTTCTGGTGGAAGAACGTGAAGATGATTGTCCTCATCTGCGTGATTGTTTTTATCATCATCCTTTTCACCACCCATGCTATCCCCACAGaaacccctccccccaccccgccctcttCTTTAGGGCAACCCTCCATAGCAGGTGCCAAGAAGGGCCCTCTCTTCCATCTTGTCTGCAGGAAGTGCTGCTGTGTCCTCCTGCCCCTCACTCTGAGGCCCCTCTGCCACACTGTCTGCCCCAGGCACCTTGGTCCCCAGAAAGGAGAAAGCTGGACTGTGGCTGTTTCATGGGCCTTCAGAGTTGGTTGGAGAGATATCCAGAAGGCCCAGCATGGGGCTAGGATACTGATGGTGGCCAGTGGGCAATAA